A genomic segment from Glycine soja cultivar W05 chromosome 20, ASM419377v2, whole genome shotgun sequence encodes:
- the LOC114402642 gene encoding inactive cytochrome P450 76AD1-like: MLSNTNISNSFSHRKVEVMKSIKDVYEKKIGCKISVGELAFLTATNAIRSMIWGETLQGEGDAIGAKFREFVSELMVLLGKPNISDLYPVLACLDLQGIERRTRNVSHGIDRLFDSAIEKRMNVTGKGESKSKKKDVLQYLLELTKSDSDSASMTMSEIKVIS; this comes from the exons ATGCTCAGCAACACCAACATCAGTAACTCTTTCTCCCATAGAAAGGTGGAGGTTATGAaatcaattaaagatgtttATGAGAAGAAAATAGGGTGTAAAATAAGTGTTGGTGAATTGGCCTTTCTAACAGCTACAAATGCAATAAGGAGTATGATTTGGGGTGAGACTTTGCAAGGAGAAGGGGATGCTATTGGGGCTAAGTTTAGAGAATTTGTGTCAGAACTTATGGTGTTACTAGGGAAGCCGAATATTTCGGATCTTTACCCCGTGCTAGCCTGCTTAGATTTGCAAGGAATTGAGAGAAGAACAAGAAATGTCTCCCACGGGATTGATAGGCTCTTTGATTCTGCCATCGAAAAGCGAATGAATGTGACAGGGAAGGGAGAAAGTAAGTCAAAGAAGAAAGATGTCCTGCAATATCTGTTGGAGCTTACCAAGAGTGATAGTGATTCAGCATCAATGACCATGAGCGAGATCAAGGTCATCTCATA g
- the LOC114403796 gene encoding serine carboxypeptidase-like 50 — protein sequence MASIISFTLKTLLFLCFCSFHFPLSTSSESNPSFPKEALPNKHGYLPISPTSTSSIFYAFYEAQNSTLPLSQTPLLIWLQGGPGCSSMIGNLYELGPWRVTESLTLQPNPGAWNRIFGLLFLDSPIGTGFSVASTRQEIPTDQNGVAKHLFAAITSFLQLDPVFKNRPIYITGESYAGKYVPAIGYYILEKNANLKVSERVNLAGVTIGDGLTDPETQVATHALNAYYVGLINERQKHELENAQLEAVRLTQMRNWSEATDARNKVLRMLQNMTGLATLYDYTRKAPYEDDLVEKFLNIAEVKKALGVNESFVYEICSDVVGAALHADVMKSVKYMVDYLVRRSKVLLYQGQHDLRDGVVQTEVWVKTMKWEGIVEFVNAERKIWTVNGELAGYVQNWKSLTNVVVLGAGHLLPTDQPLNSQAMIEDWVLERGVFENAHKRHVSSESVFVL from the coding sequence ATGGCATCCATCATCTCTTTCACCCTTAAGACCCTTCTATTCCTCTGCTTCTGTTCCTTTCACTTCCCACTCTCAACTTCATCAGAATCAAATCCTTCATTCCCCAAAGAAGCCCTCCCCAACAAACATGGTTACCTTCCAATAAGCCCCACTTCAACTTCTTCCATTTTCTACGCTTTCTATGAAGCCCAGAACTCAACTTTACCACTCTCACAAACCCCACTTCTCATATGGCTCCAAGGTGGCCCTGGCTGCTCCTCCATGATTGGAAACTTGTACGAACTTGGACCGTGGCGCGTCACGGAATCACTCACCCTTCAACCCAACCCTGGTGCTTGGAATAGAATCTTTGGCCTTCTTTTTCTTGATAGTCCCATTGGAACTGGCTTCAGTGTGGCCTCAACGAGACAAGAAATTCCAACTGATCAAAACGGCGTTGCAAAACACCTTTTTGCTGCTATAACAAGCTTTCTTCAGCTTGATCCTGTTTTCAAGAATCGCCCTATTTATATTACTGGTGAAAGCTATGCTGGGAAGTATGTGCCTGCTATTGGGTATTACATATTGGAGAAAAATGCAAACTTGAAGGTTTCTGAAAGAGTGAATTTGGCTGGTGTGACTATTGGGGATGGCTTAACTGACCCTGAAACTCAAGTGGCTACTCATGCTCTGAATGCTTATTATGTTGGATTGATCAATGAGAGGCAAAAGCATGAGTTGGAGAACGCTCAATTGGAAGCGGTTCGGTTGACTCAAATGAGGAATTGGAGTGAAGCAACTGATGCAAGAAACAAAGTCTTGAGAATGTTGCAAAACATGACAGGGTTGGCTACTTTGTATGACTATACAAGGAAGGCTCCTTATGAGGATGATTTGGTTGAAAAATTCTTGAACATTGCTGAGGTGAAGAAGGCCTTGGGGGTGAATGAATCGTTTGTGTATGAGATATGCAGCGATGTTGTTGGGGCTGCATTGCATGCTGATGTGATGAAGAGTGTGAAATATATGGTGGATTACTTGGTGAGAAGGAGCAAGGTGTTGTTATATCAAGGGCAACATGATTTGAGGGATGGTGTGGTTCAAACAGAGGTTTGGGTGAAGACAATGAAGTGGGAAGGGATTGTGGAGTTTGTGAATGCTGAAAGGAAGATATGGACAGTTAATGGAGAGCTTGCAGGGTATGTTCAAAATTGGAAGTCTCTCACCAATGTTGTGGTTTTGGGTGCTGGGCATCTTTTGCCTACTGATCAACCTCTTAATTCTCAAGCAATGATAGAAGATTGGGTTTTGGAAAGGGGAGTGTTTGAAAATGCGCATAAGAGACATGTATCAAGTGAGTCTGTATTTGTTTTGTAA
- the LOC114402223 gene encoding uncharacterized protein LOC114402223 yields MSRRPHAAPPPPPPRSLHKQQSWSPDMLRDEAWQRRKDNNHPVNRRQHRLSKSLSEDDLDELKACFELGFGFDSPEIDPKLSNTIPALELYHAVNKQYNHHSLSRSSSSSSLVSDSDTTSPTTIFNPGDDLAAKKTRLKQWAQVVACSVWESSSSSCSNPSDQVN; encoded by the exons ATGTCACGTCGCCCCCACGCAGCGCCGCCGCCTCCGCCGCCGCGGTCACTCCACAAGCAACAGTCGTGGTCGCCGGACATGCTCCGCGACGAGGCGTGGCAGCGGCGGAAGGACAACAACCACCCCGTGAACCGCCGCCAGCACCGGCTGAGCAAGAGCCTCTCGGAGGACGACTTGGACGAACTGAAGGCGTGCTTCGAGCTCGGGTTCGGGTTCGATTCGCCCGAAATCGACCCGAAACTGTCGAACACAATCCCCGCTTTGGAGTTGTACCATGCCGTTAACAAACAGTACAACCACCACAGCTTGTCTAGGTCATCTTCTTCGTCTTCCCTTGTCTCCGACAGCGACACTACTAGCCCCACCACTATTTTCAATCCAG GGGATGATTTGGCTGCGAAGAAGACTCGTTTGAAGCAATGGGCACAGGTGGTTGCTTGTTCGGTGTGggaatcttcttcatcttcgTGTTCAAACCCTTCCGACCAAGTTAATTAA